The following nucleotide sequence is from Meiothermus cerbereus DSM 11376.
GGTGGAGTGGTAGGTGCGGGGGCACTTGGCCTCGGCGGCCCGCTTGAAGGTCTCGGTTCTGGGCGACCAGATCTCGCTTTCGTAGACCGCCGTTGCGTTGCTGAAATTCCACCCATCCTGGTTACCGCCGTTCACAAAGATGCGCCCATCGGGCATCAAGGTGGCGTTCAGGTGGGTGCGCTTGTGGGCCATCGGGGGCACGTCCCGCACTCTAGCGTTCTGGTTGCCGGCGTTCAGCTCGATGACCTGGGCCGTTTCGCCCCCTTGTGGGCCAGAGAACCTTTCCCAGCCACCGCCCAGCACCAGAATCTTGCCCGGCTGGTACATCACCGAGGAGCCGTAATAGCGGTTGTAGGTTTGCAAATAATAGTCGCTCCAAGAGCCCGTACCATTGGTATTGAGGTAGTACCAGTATTTGTAGCTTCCCGAGAGAAAAACCTCGCCGTTGGGGGCCACATGCACCCAGGGATAAAAGTGCTCAATGGCCTTCCCAAATGAGTTGGCCGAGGTCAGGCGGCGCAGGGTGTTGGTAAAAGGGTTCCAGACATCGGCAATGTAGTTTTTGTCGTCGTCGATGCCGTTGCCGTTGTGCTGGTCGGCGTTGCCCCCAATGATCAGCATCTCCTCGTTGGGCAGGGTAATCATGCTGGGGTACCAGCGGCCCTGGGTCATGTCGGGGCCTGCGCTCCAGCTATTGGAGCTGGGGTCGAAGATGTTGGTGTGGGTATGCCCTGCTGCAAAGCCATTTTCTTCCCCGCTGGCGCTGTAGTCGTAGCCCAGGTTGCCCCCGGCCAGGTAGAGCTTGCCGTTGGCCGCCAGCACATAGCCCGCACAGAAGAGGTCGGTGCGGGTGTTGTCGTAGCGGGCCTGGCTCTGGGCGTCGGTGGGGGTGCCGGGGGTCCAGACGAAGACCTGGGTCGAGTTGTGCTTGCTGTAGTCGCGGTAGTTATCGCTCTGGCCCTTGCCTACGGGGTCGAGGCCGTGGAAGGTCATGACCCGGCCATCGGGCAGCAGGGCGGCGTGGGTGGCCACGGTGGGCCAGGGCAGCTTGGGGCCAAAGTAGCCGATGCGGGCTTTTTGGTCGCGTACAAAGGCTTCTGGCGGCACGATCTGCTCGGGCTGGCCGGGGTAGGCCCAGCGCAGCTTGATGGCCCCGCGGGCGTCTTGGTTGTAGTACTCCAGCCTGATGGGGTAGGCCTGCCCCCCAGTTAGGCTTACCTGAGCGGTGCGGCGGGTGAGGCCCTGGTCGAACCAGGCGTTAATCAAAAGCTGGTTGTTGACCCATAGCCGCACCCCATCGTCGGCCAGCACGGTAAAGGTGTAGTTTCCGCTGACCGGGGCGGTGAGGAGGCCCGTCCAGCGGATGCTAAAGGTGTCGGCTCCCATGCCCGGCAGGGGAGGCTGGCCGGAGAAGTTGTGGTTGATATCGCTCTCGATGCGGCGGAAGTACAGGCCGGTCAGATCGGGGTTGTCGAAGTATTCCACGTCAAGGCCGTAGTCGGGGCTGACCAGGGGATCGATGACGACAAAGCCTGGCGCTTCAAGGGTAGTTACCTCAAGGACAACCGGCGGGCTGCTGCCACCGTTGTTGCGAGCGGTGAGGC
It contains:
- a CDS encoding PA14 domain-containing protein → MLALLSLAACNTVPRPPATPTNFRAIPYDTPKVVLSWDAVPGASVYVLERRVGSADFVVLASVTNPQYTDSSVEYSTHYTYRLTARNNGGSSPPVVLEVTTLEAPGFVVIDPLVSPDYGLDVEYFDNPDLTGLYFRRIESDINHNFSGQPPLPGMGADTFSIRWTGLLTAPVSGNYTFTVLADDGVRLWVNNQLLINAWFDQGLTRRTAQVSLTGGQAYPIRLEYYNQDARGAIKLRWAYPGQPEQIVPPEAFVRDQKARIGYFGPKLPWPTVATHAALLPDGRVMTFHGLDPVGKGQSDNYRDYSKHNSTQVFVWTPGTPTDAQSQARYDNTRTDLFCAGYVLAANGKLYLAGGNLGYDYSASGEENGFAAGHTHTNIFDPSSNSWSAGPDMTQGRWYPSMITLPNEEMLIIGGNADQHNGNGIDDDKNYIADVWNPFTNTLRRLTSANSFGKAIEHFYPWVHVAPNGEVFLSGSYKYWYYLNTNGTGSWSDYYLQTYNRYYGSSVMYQPGKILVLGGGWERFSGPQGGETAQVIELNAGNQNARVRDVPPMAHKRTHLNATLMPDGRIFVNGGNQDGWNFSNATAVYESEIWSPRTETFKRAAEAKCPRTYHSTALLLLDGTIITMGGGATGSDDPSSAPECDKTKGNAQKVNQLNAEIYYPPYLHNADGSPASRPIIQAAPNRISYGQSFTLTTDLPASAVDRVTIVAFGAVTHAFNMGQRFLELSFTRSGPNSLEVTAPASANLATPGFYQLYVLDGRGVPSEAKVVRLRDASLP